tatattctgtgctagtttttttctcatattcgatcttacttttctttatagttctttttgtggctttctgttgacctttaaagttttcccaatcttctattTCATgttgtttttggccactttgtatgccttctctttcaatttgatagcctcccttatttccttagacacccaagGCATTtatcccttttcttacagtccttccttttcactggaatatagttttgctgaatattttgaacaattgctttgaaagtcctccactactcgtcaactgtcccacagtaaaatctttgtttccaatctattttagccaagtcctccctcattatgttgtagtctcccttgtttaagcacaggactcTAGtactggattttatcttcacactctctctatctgtattctaaattcaaccatactgtgatcgctccttccaagagaATCCCTAACTATAaggtcattaattatttctgtctcattacacaggaccagatctaggatagcttgctccctcattggttccattacatactgttcaagaaaactatcacaacTACACTCTATTTACTCCTCCCCAAAGCCACGCTGACCAAGCTGGTTCAACCAAGCAAGATGTAGATTAAGATCCTCATGATAATTGCCATTCCATATTActggcattagttatttcttggtTTATTGCCTGCCTCAATgtgatattatttggtggcctatagactacgccTAACAGTAACTTTTTCtttttagaatttctaatttccacccaaatgaatCCCATCTTATTGTCCATTGAATCTATATCatctcagcaccactctgatgttgtccttgaatatcagagctacaccacctcccttaccttcctgtctgtcgttgtggttctgttcaccgagctggaaatttttgttgcaaacgtttcgtcccctgtctaggtgacattctcagtgcttgggagcctcctgtgaagcgcttctgtggtgtttcctccggcatttatagtggcctgtccctgccccttccggttgtcagtttcagctgtccgctgtagtggccggtatattgggtccaggtcgatgtgtttgttgatggagtttgtggatgagtgccatgctcctaggaattccctggctgttctttgtttcgcttgccctagaatggtactgttgtcccagtcaaattcatgttgcttgtcatctgcNNNNNNNNNNNNNNNNNNNNNNNNNNNNNNNNNNNNNNNNNNNNNNNNNNNNNNNNNNNNNNNNNNNNNNNNNNNNNNNNNNNNNNNNNNNNNNNNNNNNNNNNNNNNNNNNNNNNNNNNNNNNNNNNNNNNNNNNNNNNNNNNNNNNNNNNNNNNNNNNNNNNNNNNNNNNNNNNNNNNNNNNNNNNNNNNNNNNNNNNNNNNNNNNNNNNNNNNNNNNNNNNNNNNNNNNNNNNNNNNNNNNNNNNNNNNNNNNNNNNNNNNNNNNNNNNNNNNNNNNNNNNNNNNNNNNNNNNNNNNNNNNNNNNNNNNNNNNNNNNNNNNNNNNNNNNNNNNNNNNNNNNNNNNNNNNNNNNNNNNNNNNNNNNNNNNNNNNNNNNNNNNNNNNNNNNNNNNNNNNNNNNNNNNNNNNNNNNNNNNNNNNNNNNNNNNNNNNNNNNNNNNNNNNNNNNNNNNNNNNNNNNNNNNNNNNNNNNNNNNNNNNNNNNNNNNNNNNNNNNNNNNNNNNNNNNNNNNNNNNNNNNNNNNNNNNNNNNNNNNNNNNNNNNNNNNNNNNNNNNNNNNNNNNNNNNNNNNNNNNNNNNNNNNNNNNNNNNNNNNNNNNNNNNNNNNNNNNNNNNNNNNNgttgatttgttcgtatatctggttgttgaatgtgaagtgtgttgtgaggcacaagtccagtagtttaagtatgccatctttgttgataggttcaacgtcctgttgtctgttctttatgtccagcaggttggctattgtttctctggctagggttttgtcaatagaggtgaacggTGCcattacgtcgaatgagacccaaactctgggtcagatatgttgatgacacctttgtaatcattaaaaacacagaaatagagaaaacagactggatcatcaacgccacactaacagaaatccgattcacgagagaagaagaaaaggacaaccaactcccattcctagacatgatggtacagagagcaccaaacggagaattcaccacaaaggtatacaggaaagccacacacacaagtcctgaactatgaaagcaaccaccccaacacacacaaacgaagttgcatcaagacactattcaaaagggccacaacacactgcagcacaccggaactgcaaaaagaggaagaggaacacctgtacaaggtattcgccaaaaacggatacccgcacaATTTCattaacagatgcctaagagaaagacaacggaacgaggacatgccgcaacccaaaggtctagccacactaccagacatcaggagcatttcagaactgacagccagactactgcgaccactaggactcataacatcacacaaaccaacagacaccctcagacaacaactcaccagaacgaaggacccaatacccagcatgagcaaaactaatgtagtgtacaaaatcccatgcaaggacagcacaaaacactatataggacaaacaggaagacagctaatgatccgcatccatgaactagccacgaaacgccacgaccagctatccttagtagccacacacgcagacgacaagcaacatgaattcgactgggacaacactaccattatagggcaagccaaacaaagaacagccagggaattcctagaagcatggcactcatccacaaactccatcaacaaacacatcgacctggacccaatataccggccactacagcggacagctgaaactgacaaccggaagcggcagggacaggccactataaatgccggaggaaacaccacagaagcgcttcacaggaggctcccaagcactgaggatgtcacctagacaggggacgaaacgtttgcaacaaaaatttccagctcggcgaacagaaccacaacaacgagcacccgagctacaaatcttcatccaaacttcctgtctgtccttcggAATAGtttgatacccctggatatttaactcccagtcatgaccatcctgtaactgtctccgtaatggctactaaatcatattcattcgcaATGATTTGTGCGGTTAACTCATCAATCTTATTATGAAagctacaagcattcaggtaaaatgCCCTTATGGTAGCTTTCTTAAATCAGTGCTCCATTTTTGATTGATGGGTAGTAAAATAAAATCAGTTATAGTAAAACTGCATTTCTTGAGGACTATTGGTATCCAGTTTTGTTGTATCAGTCCCTGCAGTTATTACTTCTGACCTAGCTGTGAATTGGTGTTTGATTTATATAATGATGGCTGGGTGGGGGAAGGTTGCAGTTAACTCACTTGCCTACATGGCCAGTTTGTGGATCAGTTTAATGCCAACAACACAAGGTTTAATCCTCATTCCAGCTGAGGTGGATTTGGCTTGGCCCTTGACAAAAAACGGTCAGAGCCAACAGAGACtgtttctgatttctctcaactCCCCTGTCTTGTATCGATAAAAAAAACATATCTGACAACTATCCAGTAATTCAGTATCTGTCAATAGAAAAACGTATTCGGGGTCTAGCATTTCAGTTCTCTAAGTTAACATTTATCATAAATGCTGTACAATACATTTAACTTCATTTGTGCAGAATTAATTTACCCAGTTCACTACAGAATACTGGCATTAACACTTAAACATTGCTGGTCATTATGAATACACTTCAGTTGATATACTGGACCGATTCTCCTGTCCTACTGAGGCACAGTCGTAAGATATATGACTACTTAAGACACATTATTTAACCCGCAAGTAACACGTTCCTAACTCTAGGAAGCGCTAGATAGATGAATAACTGATGTGGCTGTCTCCATTTTCCCGAAAGAAAATAAACTGCGAACGTAAACATGCAGCAAGTTACGTAATTGCCTTTAACGAAGTTCTGTTCAATTTTTGATTTTgacacaaccacttgatgaagaagctgcgctccgaaagctagtgcttccaaataaacctggtggagtataacctggtgttgtgtgatctttaactctgTTCAATTTAATCCTTAAGTTTCAAAAACCAAAATGTAATGGCTGTTTCCTTATGTAAATGAAAACATGTCAACATTGAAGTGTTAAGCAAATTTTACAACACAGAGAGCGAGAACAATGGCAAATACTAATACAGCGGTGAACATCGCGCCAGCAAAGACCTTATTGGTGTCGCACAACTTTTTGTCTGTACCCTCGTTCACGGGCCTCATGCCAAACGATGAAGCGCCCGCACTGGCAGCTGACTTTAGTTCAGTACCCAGTTCTTGCTTCGcctccactgtccactgaagtacATTCACCTTCATCTCCATCTCGTACATCATTTCCCCGATTTCATTGATATCTTGTTCCAAGTCGTTCAGATCGACAGTGTCAATGTTGTTGCCCTCTTCATACTTCATGTTCTGTACACTCATGGCACGGGCAGCCACAGCAGATGTCCCCCCGATCATTCCAGTCTGGATGAGGTGTTTTGTGGGAAGGTTCAGTGGAAACTCCTGACCCAGATCCAGAGCTTTTCTCATATCGATCTCCAAGATCTCCATACATGTCGAAAACACTACCCACAGCCTTTCGAATTCAGCTCGATCATCCTTGCTTATAGTTTTGTCTTTTAAAATAGTTGTTAGCTTGGCTTTATTGGCAATTGCCAGGTTTTGTGCTTTTTGTCTGGTTTTCTTCAGTTCTTCGCGTAAATTCTGAGAGTCTGATGACCCACCAGCACAGATAACCAAGTGTCGATAGCAAGCAGACACTTTGTTAAGGGCATCTAAAAGCGTCTTACATTCGTCCTTCACCATTGCAGTGGTACATATACACAACACAGATCCTTCAGAATAATTTATACTGATATCACGTACGGATTTAGTCCTGTAATATCTACACAGATAATTTTGAATTGAAANNNNNNNNNNNNNNNNNNNNNNNNNNNNNNNNNNNNNNNNNNNNNNNNNNNNNNNNNNNNNNNNNNNNNNNNNNNNNNNNNNNNNNNNNNNNNNNNNNNNNNNNNNNNNNNNNNNNNNNNNNNNNNNNNNNNNNNNNNNNNNNNNNNNNNNNNNNNNNNNNNNNNNNNNNNNNNNNNNNNNNNNNNNNNNNNNNNNNNNNNNNNNNNNNNNNNNNNNNNNNNNNNNNNNNNNNNNNNNNNNNNNNNNNNNNNNNNNNNNNNNNNNNNNNNNNNNNNNNNNNNNNNNNNNNNNNNNNNNNNNNNNNNNNNNNNNNNNNNNNNNNNNNNNNNNNNNNNNNNNNNNNNNNNNNNNNNNNNNNNNNNNNNNNNNNNNNNNNNNNNNNNNNNNNNNNNNNNNNNNNNNNNNNNNNNNNNNNNNNNNNNNNNNNNNNNNNNNNNNNNNNNNNNNNNNNNNNNNNNNNNNNNNNNNNNNNNNNNNNNNNNNNNNNNNNNNNNNNNNNATGTTAAAATATAATGCAGAAGCACTATTTAAAACATGTTAGACTAGTGAATAATGTCACAAGATGTGATTTAAATTAGCATTTCAAAAGGAGCAAGTGAAGAGGGCAATCAGTAGAATGCACACCTCTGCCTCGCTTTATTAACTCAATGTCATTACATTTACACAGCTCTTCCTTAAGAATTTTTTCCTGCCTGTTAGCACAAACCTGACATTTTTATGAAGGGCTTTCATCTTATTGAAGAGACTTCAGGCCAATCCACATCCAACACCCTACcttgaaataaaatcaagaacTATGGTTGCtagagatttgaaacaaacaaaaacaagtttCTGGAGAAACCCAGGAGGTCTGGCCGTATCAGTGGAGAGAAGATgagcattaacatttcaagtccagtaacccttcttcagaatggaaactGAAAACTCCGCCCACATTTGACAGCTTTGACAAATTCTACCACAGCAGCTGAGACAGTCAACAACATTCTAAGTAAAACAACCAGTGCATTTGAAATAATAATCAACTTGCCATATCTCCTAATATTACTGGGTCCTTTCAAAAATTCCAGAATCTGGAACTACACATTTGCAAAAAACTAATCAGATTTTCCTTGGACCATAACTGTGCATCAAATGTGTTGAAATCCCTCCTTTAGTTTTTGGGATATTTCATAGGCATAAATTGTTTACACAAATAAACTACTACACCGGTGTAAACATTATCTTTATTCAGAATATGTTTTTGAGTGTTTCCAGGGTTTTAATGGCTACTTTTTCATTTACTGTAACTCAGTTATTTATTAAGTGATGCTGTCACATAGCAACCATGATTTTTGTATTTGTGTTGATATTTGGAAGCAGACAAAAGcaaatttgaaaaattaattgatATCTAATTATCAACTCCTCGttaaaatgagaaatttcttttttGAGTAGTGAATCTCAAAGAAAGCAATAATTTCTGAGACATAGCAGTATTTAAATTGCTGCAAGACAACAGGTGTAAACTAATAGAGGTTTTTCCGAAAGAGCTGACAAACACTTCTACACATGAAAAGCCATTACCCTAAATACATCTTGCATAGACTGGTGAGGTCCCAGCCGATGCATCTCCATTGTACTTGAATGAAGCTGGAATGTTTAAGCAATTAAAACCCTATTTACTGCATTTTGGATCTTAATCTTGGATGTAGATTTAACAATTAAGCGTATATTACAGTAGCATCCACTACATTTTTTCCAAGAATAGTGACTCCTAAATTTACACAATCCTGGAGTTTCCATATTCATATTCAAGGAATTTATTATGTTGGTGTTTAAAATTTTCTTGGATCCCAGTTACCTGAGTATTTGTTTGTCAACAGGTTTAAAGCTGTTCTGTTTCCTTTGAAGCCTTTCCTTGGAAACTCCATTTCCCAACCCTCTCATTTATCCTTTGAGTCTTTTTAATCCCCACACCTCTCTTGCAGCTTCCTTCTCTCTTCTCTTCCTCTATTCCACTCTTAGAGCCACCTTCCTCCTCCTTGAACACTGCTGTAGCAAGCCCCCCACCACACTTTAGACCCAACAGACAGAATTCCTGGATCTTGCCAAAGGAACTCTTGTCCCAATCTTCCCAACCTTGGCTCCTGAATGGTGCAACACTATCGGTTCCCAGTAGAAGGTGCTCAATCACCACTGACTTTTCAAATAGGTCACTGCTTGTCCAGCACGGGCTCTTTCCCTCCCACCTTTGCTGCTGATAAGTTCAGTCATGAGCAAATCAATAGCCAGCACAGGATTGAATAGCCTGTGATTACAGAAGCAAACTCTTCACTATTTCCTTCTATTCTGTTTATATGAATGACTTTTCCCTGGTTGTTTTGCAAATTAATTTTCGTGGGCAATTCATGGACTTTTGGGGTGCAGTACCGCATGTGTTTTGATTTGCCTCTGTCTGACTATCAGTTACTGATTGTTGCCATTTACAATTTGTTTGCTAGATGAAAACATTCCATTCATGTGACAggtctttagagtcatagagatgtacagcatggaaacagacccttcggtccaacccgtccatgccgaccagacatcccaacccaatctagtcccacctgccagcacccggcccatatccctccaaacccttcctattcatatacccatccaaatgtctcttaaatgttgcaattgtacgagcctctaccacatcctctggcagctcattccatacacgtaccaccctctgtgtgaaaatgttgccccttaggtgtcttttatatctttcccctcataaTTACCTAATGGAGGTATTGCAAGGTTCTTCAATAATCATGTCTTAGACATGTTATCATAATTAATTGTCAACTTGTTAAATCAGTCAGAATCTGTACATCAGATGTCACTATTTGTTAATTATGTTTATTTTATCTGAATTTAGGATGCACCTGATGATCAGCAAAACCAGCAAGAAGCAAAACAGCGGTAAGAAAATACAGACTGCCTGATTTACCAATTGTACCTCCCAGTGAACGTTTTCAAAAAAAGCCTGCCTGCAAAAGGGAT
This genomic window from Chiloscyllium plagiosum isolate BGI_BamShark_2017 chromosome 17, ASM401019v2, whole genome shotgun sequence contains:
- the si:ch73-167i17.6 gene encoding regulator of G-protein signaling 9-binding protein, which produces MVKDECKTLLDALNKVSACYRHLVICAGGSSDSQNLREELKKTRQKAQNLAIANKAKLTTILKDKTISKDDRAEFERLWVVFSTCMEILEIDMRKALDLGQEFPLNLPTKHLIQTGMIGGTSAVAARAMSVQNMKYEEGNNIDTVDLNDLEQDINEIGEMMYEMEMKVNVLQWTVEAKQELGTELKSAASAGASSFGMRPVNEGTDKKLCDTNKVFAGAMFTAVLVFAIVLALCVVKFA